ACTGATCTCCAGCTTCAGCAAAGGGCTGTCGACTCACGACTGGACTGATCAACCACTCAGCCCTGAGGAACGAAGCCTCATGCAGCAAGGGGGCGAGCGTTATCGGCTAGGCGTTTCAGCGCTTTGATCATCCAGAAGACCTGAGGCCTGCATGCTTTGCACCACCTGCGCCAAAGGCATCCCGAACGGATAGGTGTTGGAACGACGGGCGGCCGTGAGCATGGCCTCGGGCAGTTTCACAGATAAACCCTTCAGAACGGCTTCGCCCAGGTCACAGCGATCAAGGGTTCCGTCGGGTAGACCGGCAGGTCCTAGAACCAGCATTCGCCCCTGCTCAGTGTCCTCCAGGGCAAGGACCGCCTCCCAGAGCGGTGCGGTCTGCTTGATCGATGGCAGGAGCTCGAGCGACTGAAGATGATCGGCAATGGTCTGGCGATCCCATTGCTGAACAGGGAGGTCCTTGAGTGGTTGATCAGTGATGAAGCCAATCCATCGACCACCTCGACAGACGAGCACCCAATCCTGAAGGCAAGGATCGCCGCTGTCCACGGCTCCCAGACGCAGCTTGCTAAGCGTGCGCAGACTCTGATCGGCCTCCACCACGCGGAATCGACGGGACGTCGCCGGTCCAACGGTTTCCCTTTTGAGCACCTGCTGCAGCGCCAAGGTCTGGATCTGACTGCGTGAAGCGCTCATTCCGAACCAGCCGAGAAGCACCAGCCAGAGACCGGCAAATCCGCCGCCCCTGAGCACAATCCAGAACCCGATCATCACGGCGAGGAGTGACAAGAACCGACCACTGGCGGTCGCCACCTGAATTCCCCGACGTTGACTGCCCGTCCATTGCCAGACGATGGATTTAAGAATCAAGCCGCCATCCAGAGGCAATCCAGGCAGCAGATTGAACAGCGCCAGCACCAGATTGAGAGCTCCCAGCTGAGCCACAAGGTTTCCCAGCAGTGGGCTGACGTGTTCAGCGGCGTGAACACTGAAGAGCAACAGAGCTCCAAGAATCAGACTCACCGCCGGGCCTGCGGCAGCCACCCTCAGCGAGCCCATCGCTGTGGAGCATTCCCGTTCCACCCGGGCGACTCCGCCCATCAGAAACAACGTGATGCTGCTCACCTTCACACCCTCGCGCAGGGCTACAAGGGAATGGCCAAGCTCATGCAACAGCACAGACACGAACAGCAGCAGCGCAGTGAGCAGCCCCATCGACCAGCTGATCCAGTCGGCACCCGCCGCGGCTGGGAGTTTGGAGACCTGCTGCTGAAAGGCCATGGTGAACAACACCAGAACAATGAACCAACTGGGATGGACCCTCAGAGGGATCCCGCCGATTCGCATCAGTTGCCAGCCATCACCCAAAAGCTTTTCCGGCGGGCTGGCCGGCAGTGTTGGCTCAATCCTAGAAAGGACGTCCAATGCTGCTCTCCGATGGTCGATCAGGGCCTGTCTCTCAAGATCTGCGGCCTGACCGACTGCGACCAGGCCTGTGAGATCGCTGCCATGGGGGTGGATGCGATCGGCGTGATCGGAGTGCCGGACACTCCTCGTTTCGTGGAGCCGAATCAGCGCAGGGCAATCTTCCAGAGCCTGACCCAGGAGCATCCTGTGCTGAAGCGGGTCTGGGTCGTGGCAGACCCCAGCGATGCACAGCTTGCATCGGCACTGTCTGGCGAGGGAAAGCCCACCGTGGTGCAGTTGCACGGGGAAGAGTCACCGCAGCGATGCGCTGATCTGCGTCGGCTTCACCCCGGGGTCGACTGGTGGAAAGCGCTACGCCTGCGTGAAGAAGCGGATCTCAACGGCATCGACGGCTATTTCACCAGCGTGGATGCCCTGCTTCTGGATGCCTGGAGCCCGAATCAGCTGGGAGGGACTGGTCATCGTCTCGATCCTGCCTGGATTGAGCGACTGCAGACAAGGCTCTGCAGCGATCTGCCCTGGTGGCTGGCTGGAGGGATCAGCGCTGAGTGGATCCCAACACTGTTGGATCAGGTCACCCCCTTTGGTCTGGATGCTTCCAGCCGCCTGGAGCACAGTCCTGGGGTGAAGGATCTCCGTCGTGTCGAAGCGCTGGTCAAGGCGGTCAGGGTCAAATCGGGCAAGCAGGGATAGGTTGAATCTCCCCTCAACAGCTTCCATGCGCCGGGCTACGTCAATTTGCCTCACCTTGATGGCGGCAGTCCCTCTTGGGGTCTCAGCTCAGGGAATGTTGCCGGGATGCCGGCTGGAGAACGGCAGTCTTCAATGTGTGCCAGGTCTGACAGCCAGCCCTGAGGAGCAGATTCAGGTGCTTGACGGACAGATCGATCAGGGACTTCAGCAGGAAGGACATCTCCAGCAGGCCATCCAAGGACTGCAACGGTTCGTCCTGGTCGGAGAAGCCAGGGAAGGTGCGTTACTGAAGGCGGAGCTGACACTGCAGGGAGCTGACGTGGATGAACTCGATGTCCACTGGTACCGCCGAAGTGCCCAGGGGAACTGGAAGCTGGTGAAATCCGGCTCGGGGCACAGCTACCGGGTAGGCCCCGAAGATCAACAGGACAGGCTCATGGCAGTTCTGGTGGTGCGCAGCCGTGACGGCAAAATTCAACGCATCAGCAGCAATGTGATCGGTCCGATCAGCAATTGAACAAGTGGGGTGCTGCTTGATGCACCCCACGTCCAGCGCGGCGAGCGAACGGATCCAATCAGTTACTCAGCAGAGCTTCCTGCTGGCGCACCAGCTCAAAGAACTCCTGCTTGAGACTGGGATCATGACGGAAGTCACCCCGGACAACGGAGTTGACCATGCTGGTTTGAGGCTCTTTCACACCACGCCATTTCATGCAGTAGTGCTGAGCCTTGATGATGATCCCGAGGCCCTTGGGCTCGCAGAGTTTCTCGATTTCGTCGGCAAGGATCATCACGGCCTCCTCCTGGATATGAGGCCGCGAGAACACCCAGTCCGCGACGCGAGTGAATTTGGAGAGACCGATCACTCGCGCACCTGGCTTAATGCCGACCCAGCAGTTGCCCATGATCGGCACAAAGTGGTGAGAGCAGGCCGAGCGAACAGTGAGTGGGCCAACTGTATAAATCTCGTCGAGCTGCTTCACGTTCGGGAAGCTCGCCACCTTGGGTTGTTGGTGGTAACGCCCTTTGAACACCTCCTGTAAGTACATCTTGGCGACCCGTTCCGCTGTCTCTTCGGTGTTGTGGTCGTTCTCGATATCAATCACCA
Above is a window of Synechococcus sp. BIOS-E4-1 DNA encoding:
- a CDS encoding phosphoribosylanthranilate isomerase, with the protein product MVDQGLSLKICGLTDCDQACEIAAMGVDAIGVIGVPDTPRFVEPNQRRAIFQSLTQEHPVLKRVWVVADPSDAQLASALSGEGKPTVVQLHGEESPQRCADLRRLHPGVDWWKALRLREEADLNGIDGYFTSVDALLLDAWSPNQLGGTGHRLDPAWIERLQTRLCSDLPWWLAGGISAEWIPTLLDQVTPFGLDASSRLEHSPGVKDLRRVEALVKAVRVKSGKQG
- the folE gene encoding GTP cyclohydrolase I, encoding MTSTLPTSTNETSAAALSELSSHASLSHGRGQFAITDAKISDVIRERLRERGASFLANDNIADHILPGELEELQMEVADRFRDLLHSLVIDIENDHNTEETAERVAKMYLQEVFKGRYHQQPKVASFPNVKQLDEIYTVGPLTVRSACSHHFVPIMGNCWVGIKPGARVIGLSKFTRVADWVFSRPHIQEEAVMILADEIEKLCEPKGLGIIIKAQHYCMKWRGVKEPQTSMVNSVVRGDFRHDPSLKQEFFELVRQQEALLSN
- a CDS encoding site-2 protease family protein; translated protein: MGDGWQLMRIGGIPLRVHPSWFIVLVLFTMAFQQQVSKLPAAAGADWISWSMGLLTALLLFVSVLLHELGHSLVALREGVKVSSITLFLMGGVARVERECSTAMGSLRVAAAGPAVSLILGALLLFSVHAAEHVSPLLGNLVAQLGALNLVLALFNLLPGLPLDGGLILKSIVWQWTGSQRRGIQVATASGRFLSLLAVMIGFWIVLRGGGFAGLWLVLLGWFGMSASRSQIQTLALQQVLKRETVGPATSRRFRVVEADQSLRTLSKLRLGAVDSGDPCLQDWVLVCRGGRWIGFITDQPLKDLPVQQWDRQTIADHLQSLELLPSIKQTAPLWEAVLALEDTEQGRMLVLGPAGLPDGTLDRCDLGEAVLKGLSVKLPEAMLTAARRSNTYPFGMPLAQVVQSMQASGLLDDQSAETPSR